The Brassica oleracea var. oleracea cultivar TO1000 chromosome C6, BOL, whole genome shotgun sequence genomic interval CTCACTCTCTGTTCTTCTCAAAATCTTCCAAGACACGGTCTGATGAATCCACCAGGCTTTTCCTTTAATAACCCGAAATCTTCGCAGCCAATAAATATCAATGCGTACATCATCATTAGAATCACCAGCGATCCAATGATGCAGAACAGGCAGGCAAAGAAAAGATACATTTTGTTTGTATCTAAGAGTGGTCCTTGTGTTTGGATGTCCATAACAGTTTCCAAAAGCTTATCTCCATTTTTCGAATGTTCACCACACAGTTTCTTAACCAACCCCTCTATATAAACAATGAAGAGAAGAGAGAAGAATAGAGCAAAATATTAAAGGTGTTAGTTCTTAAACCAACCAATCAAAATGTTGCGCATTATCTTCCTCTTATCTCTCCTTTTTGCTCTATCCAATGCCTCTGTTCAAGACTTCTGTGTGGCCAACCTGAAACGTGCTGAAACCCCTGCCGGTTACCCTTGCATTCGTCCCATTCATGTCAAAGTCAAGGACTTTGTCTTCTCCTTAGGCACTCCTGGAAACACTACAAACATCATCAGCGCTGCCGTTACGCCCGGTTTCTCCGCTCAGTTCCCGGGTCTGAACGGTCTAGGCCTCTCTACAGCTAGACTTGACCTAGCTCCTAAAGGTGTGATCCCAATGCACACTCACCCTGGTGCCTCTGAGGTTCTTTTTGTCCTTGACGGCTACATTACCGCTGGGTTTGTCTCCTCAGCTAACTCTGTCTACGTCCAGACACTAAAACCAGGACAGGTCATGGTTTTCCCACAAGGCCTGCTTCACTTCCAGATCAATGCGGGGAAATCAGCTGCTGCAGCCTTTGTCACTTTCAGCAGTGCTAGTCCTGGTCTCCAAATTCTTGATTTCGCGCTTTTTGCTAATAGTCTTCCCACTGAACTCGTTTCGGCTACTACTTTCCTTGACCCTGCTTTAGTCAAGAAGCTAAAGGGTGTTCTTGGAGGAACTGGCTAAAAGATACTTGGGACTCATTGGCACTTTTCTCTATGATGGATTCTTGTCTTCTATGTTTTTTAGTCCTTGTAATACCTGTCCACATTATTACATTGTATGTGAGCTTTTCATTTAAGATCCTGTGTTGGTCATACCGTTTATAGCATTTGTTAAAACTAACCATTGACCTCTGTGAAACCTTCCAACAGTGAAACTTAGATAATAATAAAACAAAGATAGGACCAGTCTCTCACATGGGTCTCTGTGGTCCCAAATCCATAAAGCTTAGATCGGTCCATTGCAATGTTTGTACATGATATGTATGACATTTACCCTCATGGACCATACAAAAAGGGGACATGATGAGAACAATCCTGGTTTAGTCTCTTACTAACTTAGATCTACTACCACTGGGAATCAAGAACACAATGATGGTTCTTTTAAGTTTTGCTGACAGAATTTTCTAAGTGTATAATCAAGCTTGAGAATCTATGAACTCTAATTAGCATCCTAAACATATTAAGGTTAAACCATATGTATATTGTAACCATTAGCTGATTTGAGATTTGATGTGTTGTTAAGATGAAAAGTTCTTTTGTTCGACACATTAACGTAAGAACCTTTACCAGAAATATTTAACTCTACTAAACAAAACCAAAAAGTGTTCTTTTTTTTTTTTTTTTTTTTTTATCAATCCAAAAAGTGTTCTTTTAATTTTGGGAATTTTCCTAATTTTCCCTTCAATTTTTTAGATGCAGTCTACTTAAAAAAAATAAAAAATTCTGAATAATTTTCTTTTTTTTGGTCAAAAAAAAAAGAAAAACTATTCCAAAAAGTTTTCATTATTTTTTATTTCCATAAAAACTACAAATAGGTTGATTTTAAGTTACCGTTGAAAAGGTCTATGAAGCCCTACAAGATTATTTTGCACTTGTATGTATGTACGTACATACATTTTTTTTGTACGTACAGACTTAATAAGTTTTAAACTCTAAATCTTTGACCCAAAAAAAACTCTAAATCTTAGATTTTATATCCTGTTATAAATATCTTTAACTCTAGAGAACCTATAAATTTAGTCTTTTTAGAATTGACATTTTGTTTTCAAATAATTTAACATTACTTTCAAATTATTGTTTTTATAAATACTAAATACTTATGATTTAAAGGTGCCGTTGAAAAGGTCTATGAAGATTATTCTGGCAATTATATGTGTGTATGCACAGACGCAATATGTTGAAAGTATAAACAAATTTGTGGCCGCGTGAATTCAAACAGAAAGGTAACGAGTTTAATGTTTTTACGGTTATAGTGGTTATATTAAAACTAAAATAGCATTGTTATATTAATCATAACTTATGTGGTATTACTAAAAATGTAATTATATTTATAAATTATTAAATCTTACTAACAGTAATTTAGTTTAGATATATATTAAAACAGCAGTGAAGATGTAAGATGTCTGCCCTGAAGTAGTCGCTGACGTAGTTGCTGAAGCAGACGTCGGATTAAGTAGTGAAGACCATGTGGAGTCAAGATGCTGAGCTGGAGTCGTGTAGACTTGGAGAGCAAGAGAGTATCTTGGAGATATGGAAAGAGGAATAAACTTGAGGAACAAGTTTATGACTTAAAGAAAGAGGAATAAGTGCATTCCAAGAAAAAGAAAGTTGCACTTATTGTTATGGAAGATGTCCATACATGTTGCCTTGGAGACTAGGGTTTCGGGAACATGGAGAATAACTATAAGATAGCTATGGGGTCGTCTGTATAGAGACAGAGACACGCGGAGGCTGATCTTATAGAGAGAGAGAAGCTTTTGGAAGTGTTCTGGGTCGTGCTGAAGCAGTGGCTGAAGTACTTGACGGAGAAGAGACATAAGCAGGTAGCTTAAGATCTTTCAGTAGCGCGTGTTAGGGTGTTAACACTGACGAGGAAAAGCTGAATTAAGCAGATCTTGTAATAGATTGTTTAAGGAGATTCTAATAAAGCTTTGGTGTGCTTGTGTGATTTGTCTCTTGAGTTAACTTCTGCATTATCAAATGTGGTGTCATCTTTGCACTAACAAGTGGTATCAGAGCGGGTCACCTAAGTTACTGGTGTGATCCTGAAGGTGAAGATGGACACGATTATCTCTGTGCAGAAGGCGATTGTGTTGAATGCGGACCAGTATGGTCATTGGAAGGCTCGCATGAAGCAGATGATTCGAGGAATCAATGAAGATGCGTGGACAGCTGTGGAGATTGGTTGGGAGGAGCCTACCATAGTCACAGGAGTTGAGAAGAAGCCTAAGCCAAAAGAGGATTGGCCAGAGGCAGAACACAATGCATCAAAATTTAATGCAAAGGCGTTGTCGGTGATTTTTGGAGCTATTGAAGTAGAGCAGTTTCAGCTGATTCAGGGGAGTACTTCGGCTAAAGAGGCGTGGGAGATCCTGCTGAATTCGTTTGAAGGAGATGAGAGTTTCAAGAGGACACGTCTAGATCATCTTGGGTCGCAGTTTGAGAATCTCAGGTGGTCTGATAATGATTCTGTGGCGAGCTTCAGTGTCAAACTCAGTGCTATGGCGTATGAAGCATTTGTACTTGGGAAGAAGTACAAGGAGAAGAAGCTGGTAAAGAAGTTACTACGTTGTCTTCCAACAAAGTTTGAAGCTCACAAAGTGGTCTTGCAGATGACTACAAACACGGATGAGCTCAAGTTTGACAAACTTGTGGGTATGCTAAAGGCACAAGAGATGGAGAAAGACAGTAGTTCAGTCTCTACGTCAGGTGGTGCATCAAGGAGTATAGCTCTTGCTGCTGACAAAGATGGAGATAGATCTCCGAATGTTGAAGATGCCATGGGGATGTTGGCTAGGAATCTGAGTAAGATGATGAATTCCTCTGGTGGGTGGAATCAGTATGGTCGCCAAGGAGGTGATCGTGGCAATAGCAGAAGAAGAGAACGTCTTAGATGCTATGAGTGTGAAGGGGTTGGTCATATAAGGGATGACTGTCCTGTAGCACAACAGAGAGAACTTAAGTGTTCTGAGTGCAGAGGTGTTGGACACACACGGCGTGAATGTCCAAACTCAAAGAAAGAGAAAGGAGTTCCATTGCAGTCGTCTGATGATTCAGAGTCTGAAGAAAATGGAAAGGTGATAAAGAACCTTGTTGCATTTGGTGCACGCAAGGAGGGATCTATTAAGTCCTCTGATTCAGATCTCAGCACAGATGATGAGGAGTATCATGTGCTGCTTAACAAGTGGTTGAGGGTCAAGGATCAGAATCTGAGATTGGAGGATATGGCTCAGAAGCAGAACGAGTTGCTTGAAGAACTTCGTGAAGAACTTGCGGCTGTGAATGAGAAGAATGAGTCTCTTGAGCAGGAGGTTAGCAAACTGAGGGAGGTTGCTATTGATGAACGTGAGAGAGCAATGAGGCTGGAACGTTATTTGGCTGAGAATCGCAAACAGATCAGGATGCTCAACAGTGGATCCAAAGAGTTGGATAAGATACTCTCGATGGGTCAACCAGCCAAGGTGAATTGGGGACTGGGATATCGAGGAGCTGGGAGTACTAAGGAAGTACAACAGAAGGGGCTATCACATTTCGTGCATGGGAGCACATCAAAAAGTGGAGCCAAAGGAGCTTGTCAGGAAGTACGTCGGGACGTACGACAGGGAGTAAGGCATGAAGTTCTACAGCGCGCAGCTGTGAGTAACAAGCCGAAAGTAGTACATCAGTGCAACAACACGAAGGTCAGACAGGAGGTTCTGAAGCATGNNNNNNNNNNNNNNNNNNNNNNNNNNNNNNNNNNNNNNNNNNNNNNNNNNNNNNNNNNNNNNNNNNNNNNNNNNNNNNNNNNNNNNNNNNNNNNNNNNNNNNNNNNNNNNNNNNNNNNNNNNNNNNNNNNNNNNNNNNNNNNNNNNNNNNNNNNNNNNNNNNNNNNNNNNNNNNNNNNNNNNNNNNNNNNNNNNNNNNNNNNNNNNNNNNNNNNNNNNNNNNNNNNNNNNNCCACTTATTGTTATGGAAGATGTCCATACATGTTGCCTTTGAGACTAGGGTTTCGGGAACATGGAGAATAACTATAAGATAGCTATGGGGTCGTCTGTATAGAGACAGAGACACAAAGTCTGATCTTATAGAGAGAGAGAAACTCTTGGAAGTGTTCTGGGTCGTGCTGAAGCAGTGGCTGAAGTAATTGACGGAGAGCTTAAGATCTTTCAGTAGCGTGTGTTAGGGTGTTAACACTGACGTGTAAAAGCTGAATTAAGCAGATCTTATAATAGATTGTTTAAGGAGATTCTAATAAAGCTTTGGTGTGCTTGTGTGATTTGTCTCTTGAGTTATTTTCTGCATTATCAATTGTGGTGTCATCTTTGCACTAACAAGTAGAGAGCATCATTTAGAGAATAACTTATGAGATCGATATTATAATAACTAGAGATTTTTTCCGCGCTTCGCGCGGATTGTGTCTTATAAATTTATTTTATTTATAATATTATTTTTCGCTTTTTTTCTTTTACATTAACTTCTTGTTTTTTCCAATGTTAGTTTTTCTTAATTTAAATTTATATGTTTATAATTTTTCATTTTTCTTGTTGTAGATGGAGAATTATATTTTTTATTGATGGTTTTTTGTATGTGACATAAACTTTTTGAAATTTTAAAATAATGTTATATATGGTACGATTAACACATTAAAGAAGAAAAACATATTCAAGCACATTTTACACAGGTTTTATATGCATAATTTAAAACATTATATATGTATATATTATAAGTTTGAAACATGTAAATGCTTTCTAAAGCTAAATACTTGTTCTGAGTTTACATAACTTATCGAAAGTTTTATATTTTTTTAAATTCAAATCACAGGAAAAAATATCAAAAAGTCAGTATAGATGGGTTTTTGAGCTTTTAAATCAACACTGGAAAATTACATGAATCAGATAACAACAGTCTAATAAACAACTGGATAAAATTTGACCGAGCCAAAGATTTTTACACAATATGTTCTTTCTTCTTCAAATTGCGAAGAGCCTATAGGCACAAGAAAAAAAATCATAATTTTTGTTTTCACTTATATAACATTTNNNNNNNNNNNNNNNNNNNNNNNNNNNNNNNNNNNNNNNNNNNNNNNNNNNNNNNNNNNNNNNNNNNNNNNNNNNNNNNNNNNNNNNNNNNNNNNNNNNNNNNNNNNNNNNNNNNNNNNNNNNNNNNNNNNNNNNNNNNNNNNNNNNNNNNNNNNNNNNNNNNNNNNNNNNNNNNNNNNNNNNNNNNNNNNNNNNNNNNNNNNNNNNNNNNNNNNNNNNNNNNNNNNNNNNNNNNNNNNNNNNNNNNNNNNNNNNNNNNNNNNNNNNNNNNNNNNNNNNNNNNNNNNNNNNNNNNNNNNNNNNNNNNNNNNNNNNNNNNNNNNNNNNNNNNNNNNNNNNNNNNNNNNNNNNNNNNNNNNNNNNNNNNNNNNNNNNNNNNNNNNNNNNNNNNNNNNNNNNNNNNNNNNNNNNNNNNNNNNNNNNNNNNNNNNNNNNNNNNNNNNNNNNNNNNNNNNNNNNNNNNNNNNNNNNNNNNNNNNNNNNNNNNNNNNNNNNNNNNNNNNNNNNNNNNNNNNNNNNNNNNNNNNNNNNNNNNNNNNNNNNNNNNNNNNNNNNNNNNNNNNNNNNNNNNNNNNNNNNNNNNNNNNNNNNNNNNNNNNNNNNNNNNNNNNNNNNNNNNNNNNNNNNNNNNNNNNNNNNNNNNNNNNNNNNNNNNNNNNNNNNNNNNNNNNNNNNNNNNNNNNNNNNNNNNNNNNNNNNNNNNNNNNNNNNNNNNNNNNNNNNNNNNNNNNNNNNNNNNNNNNNNNNNNNNNNNNNNNNNNNNNNNNNNNNNNNNNNNNNNNNNNNNNNNNNNNNNNNNNNNNNNNNNNNNNNNNNNNNNNNNNNNNNNNNNNNNNNNNNNNNNNNNNNNNNNNNNNNNNNNNNNNNNNNNNNNNNNNNNNNNNNNNNNNNNNNNNNNNNNNNNNNNNNNNNNNNNNNNNNNNNNNNNNNNNNNNNNNNNNNNNNNNNNNNNNNNNNNNNNNNNNNNNNNNNNNNNNNNNNNNNNNNNNNNNNNNNNNNNNNNNNNNNNNNNNNNNNNNNNNNNNNNNNNNNNNNNNNNNNNNNNNNNNNNNNNNNNNNNNNNNNNNNNNNNNNNNNNNNNNNNNNNNNNNNNNNNNNNNNNNNNNNNNNNNNNNNNNNNNNNNNNNNNNNNNNNNNNNNNNNNNNNNNNNNNNNNNNNNNNNNNNNNNNNNNNNNNNNNNNNNNNNNNNNNNNNNNNNNNNNNNNNNNNNNNNNNNNNNNNNNNNNNNNNNNNNNNNTAAATGACATTTATTTCTAATTCTTTTTGGATGAGAATATTTTGGCCGAGGTGGATAGTCTCAAAAGCTTTGAATTTAGTCCCTTTTATATA includes:
- the LOC106296677 gene encoding germin-like protein 1 produces the protein MLRIIFLLSLLFALSNASVQDFCVANLKRAETPAGYPCIRPIHVKVKDFVFSLGTPGNTTNIISAAVTPGFSAQFPGLNGLGLSTARLDLAPKGVIPMHTHPGASEVLFVLDGYITAGFVSSANSVYVQTLKPGQVMVFPQGLLHFQINAGKSAAAAFVTFSSASPGLQILDFALFANSLPTELVSATTFLDPALVKKLKGVLGGTG